One window of Salminus brasiliensis chromosome 16, fSalBra1.hap2, whole genome shotgun sequence genomic DNA carries:
- the LOC140536481 gene encoding uncharacterized protein, translated as MPDCCAAADCKQSTNQPNIAFFRFPLDPERCRQWVGNCGRPDLQAKTPEYLHRHFKLCSKHFEASLIHKESQLKCALTDGAVPTIFHFKTNKDNTQTSGRKRARQPAAEDPVKAKKTKDDPQATVAQPSVKEESGENSVPPNPLPDEPEKEDPATSKAKETLKVYFKETLAFTGFSIGNNATLGATTSMGSGPVGQLNPICAEKIEPKEVLKLGEDVMREEIRNSLRLARFFSILLQDETNIEGKDQIPVFVRTVTNDGFPQKHLMGFLPCDVDSDSLFLMLVSEIRSKWGLRMEHCRGFTYLTTGALCQKLKALSCRMLRDFPQVVLAPSDPYAFNMWLIRSMPVLSIQDVVETVEEVAAVLRRSSTLMKKLHTKITAAYSHIKGEVDRVKEACQNNWEYGTDAFQTMLDILEPLLSSIGEMCTSALSEVDTAIVEQLLKLKEKLKNFNFIISLVVLKNTLCCVSILNPSLRGIISISSTLQYTISNALKLLNKHLQEIPIFHRKWFSDAVGRAKKLGVTVTLPVDSAANGDAEGKPQPSPEDYYRETLSKMILQYLIDEVKRVLGVEMVRILRWLSLVPSYMADHNFSIRKDKVADANLNNLARPDSFYDELGCWEVKWRHASKRRILPTSVFATLKIPDIGFYPNVQSLLRVLGSIPCINADADVYGQYDMVLDRYHSYMKEVPAEQRLCNMAFVYVNQDVHVSIEDMVQSYVESHPDMLQLLCKEDMMEVQPSAPENNANDASKEDLEEPREMTLNMELERPKPADCAGTDKEALKSALQAAITAACNSQSRQSQGGQEAEVEYVTKSEMNEVLKVCEDVVRERILSEVGNSFFSLFIDRAVRFGEAEFLPLFLRFVDSFDVMRLELMGFVDVSLDTESMCERLFDIVTKEWGLDLKYCRGQAYLGSGEVSYKLKAFACKVQETHPLAICTHCSCYSFNTWWSRSVPVASVSRAIDALEKVVLFFSSMPELEKELDQVLAVGLRESYEKVHELQGTFCASWLEKHDSYDVFAQILEPLAQCLESFQSDSPQSWSLSVINQAKKLLHLIRDFDFIVAIVALKNVSSFTRELSVALQKDHFSAASQLCQISGIVATLNRVKTNIKVFHQNWFDEACAFAQSLGVQVKVPESLTVTRDGLLKPGGYYKDAVSLPLVDHLINSVKDHFSDDHKEALNFLSLVPCSVTMSYTFESLKSKPPLYVGDLPDPNNFFTELSCWKVKWKTKVVSPTIPDTIFQTLRLPLMQYFGNINTLLKIMCVLPSTALEYCGEVKRHKMFQDYLKSTYAKDRSPCLAMLQVGANFNRDLDRMVAQCLKVTPKTLEGICLDKESKTLLRNSEGKEEVENHKNEAEEMEIVEIFSKDKAFVEIFPQSKEVFAEVNNHKDAEAMDIQQQQPVSEVLVEDQQMKPLDENGHSADNLQSSERVFRVAARMARRNCLISELPKEEQDCIAQELGACHWDQGNIKFLSDGEILEYIVKSIRDAIVSEVQESPFFSIITDKLVSVEDQKYVPVFVRYVDDCTPKVELLGFLPFGSSEADVEAKTLSDVLTEEWGLQMGYCRGQSFMCMGASSLSLRQMSLDFLASYPLAVNTPSESCGLAYWLAVSLHNDPITKVLGVVEDLLLFFDQSPRLHIELSQTMEGLLNTPREALAEVPETCWSRWKKMEDFFDILVDMLEGVLSCLDSVSNNASGTWSNSMSIHALILSTAIRESDFVIPLVILKNACSPLRNCSTVFRCGNPADIICELEKIPLIVETLSKMLENVGAVHTTWFEEAAQLAAKVSGGFSYPDAVVGYESPEVGYREMVSIPVLSGLIEEMRFNFDECHLKALKVLSLLPTCNPLPILPEATDKLYTIYQSDLPDPDTAEEDINTWAAAWREKYQDASPPASISEALHHPEAKSHPNVTALLKLVAVLPSISMEWDVMKTTLNSMRTFLRNDLICRASKTNTVMLLMHRQTLQTLEEVIDKCMENDPESRGFLSQMKQNVCNMRMDGEVVGALSEEIAIATNGSGGSEEEPGTAPVAQGDIRELSPPAPNDTTETSDDGTMETNASSILMRIQESPLDCIDAQPTSVVPDGTEIPTTASEDQSASQSIITESVTIKEVLTMDLTTVVQGVPAEALTQIPAQGDATGAPAVVAAQEPIELIKDTAQNVTTESAAELTAQDVPTGAEVITLELVTAPEGNITEPVTNLSTQGVPVESVPSAPIVTAEPVAAAAVVMLELAGITAEAAVQDVHIERDAAAENVTMEFTEVAHGAPFGAELAAHGGTTELDPVAEDAALKLSAVQSLTPVPVTEAVAQSVAVDPVKTAQGETTETGTAHTVAEAAVQHATMEPDAAAQCIVPDSLAETAVQHATMEPDAAAQCIVPDSLAEAAVQHATMEPDAAAAQTIPPESVMEAAVQNETAEPHAAAEDVPMELAEVEQGTAPVLEPTVLSVRTGPEKADEDVPMELAHEAEGASTEPATELAAQLVTAEPVATAQDVPMELPVAQVTATEPVTEPSTQTVPAEPVASTEDAVLNLSELPCVNTAATSLASNIPEELVKTEQPPTEPPTEPGPAAQKITTESIMEEAVQHVTTEPNAAAEDLPMEVRELQQGTAAVPVTELPVQGVPTEPEKAAEDVPMKLADEAKGASTEPVQHVLTEPVTTAQDAAMELSAATAALVTAAEPVTEPSAQTVPSELVTSTEGVVQDLSETTRVGTVATSATSSFIKEPEKPGLGDVPEPITAAQEMPLELAQAETQEQVDLQDVSMEPDMSKSQCVTTECVAAAAPPPPDVAMELAESQAVSMEPVTLPQGACTMTTAVVQEVVSETVSVPTSSALEAHSVSTEPQADVQDVFTDPVAAVPDVSTKPVEEPRTDVQNSITEPTVVDLANSTEPAAAACSVTESVAAVPDIPTEPVQEPRTDVQNVTTEPTVADLASSTGPAEAACGVAEPIAAVPDIPTEPVEEPKADVQNIAAEPIVSAPTEPVMASPGVTSESTAAHQDAIVESTVPAQCVTLKPVLENQTVSIKPITSAPDITTEPATTVQGPVQSIKPITSAPDITTEPATAVQGVTIEPPAAVQDINMESVPSEHPNNMEPVSEVAEDVAMETAEEAQSVSIEPVVVAPDVQMDPAAVSKDVSMEPEATVEDVVMEPETETQEVSIEPIAVPETNLAKPDTDAQDVPMETVTEEPDVSVHATVDQGASVEPTAAAQDATLRNESQDVSSQVGSAAENDPSRPNVHATDNLDEANPARQDDLDRVSMVVGQASAPSPSSSDNASGVQGRIDPSCEESQDDTGHPKVVTEAAGQDSIDQPMEVADHDPVPHRVLFLHDGPVQEALIKEYANSKFFSILFEQQVEIEGHPYIPVGIRYMAEQTLCEDVLAFVLLGEDVGVFVDALTAALTEKCGLNLAFCRGQSILTVGVAAAQMRAVASLLSQRYPQARRTLCSSVSLNMWLTRSSTITEIADGSMWVEKLLQWLTEDAEKRAKLQGIVRSLLERDESKSRELGENLTGGQWERSHDILELTVEILEAVVLLLSEIKDSDGDQAGRTQALRFLTILQNFEFILTVVIMKNVSSLTKTMSQRLQAGSLDFCQAVNSLPDLLCTLKEMAVNIDGHLQTWLQEAKVLASKLEISVDHASQEPMIAHYRDVVSKGAVQHSIDEITELFSDGGLSAPRCMQVVPYVISRMDGGCVDAEVFMVYQDDLPDWGALQVELQRWREKWLESMAAQQPLPTCVLDTLKASDLQSFPNIETILRLLAVLPCCGGEVSVRRGKKSLREFVLQPQTSLPVLYPL; from the exons ATGCCCGACTGCTGTGCCGCAGCGGATTGTAAGCAGAGCACAAATCAGCCCAATATCGCCTTCTTCAGGTTCCCTCTGGACCCCGAGCG atgcagacaatgggtGGGTAACTGTGGCAGACCAGACCTGCAGGCCAAGACCCCTGAATACCTACACAGACACTTCAAGCTCTGCTCCAAACATTTTGAAGCATCGTTGATACACAAGGAA AGCCAGCTGAAGTGTGCTTTGACGGATGGCGCCGTTCCAACTATCTTTCACTTCAAAACCAACAAAGACAACACACAGACCAGCggcagaaagagagcaagacagCCG GCTGCAGAGGATCCTGTCAAAGCAAAGAAGACAAAAG ATGATCCACAGGCTACAGTAGCACAGCCGAGCGTAAAGGAAGAATCGGGAGAAAACAGCGTACCCCCGAATCCCCTGCCAGACGAACCGGAGAAGGAGGATCCTGCTACTTCCAAAGCCAAGGAAACTCTGAAGGTTTACTTCAAGGAAACTTTAGCCTTCACTGGCTTCAGCATTGGCAACAATGCGACTCTCGGTGCGACGACCTCGATGGGGAGCGGTCCTGTTGGGCAGCTCAACCCCATCTGCGCGGAAAAAATCGAGCCGAAAGAGGTTCTGAAGTTGGGGGAGGATGTGATGCGCGAGGAGATCCGCAACAGTTTGCGCTTGGCCCGCTTCTTCTCCATCCTTCTCCAAGACGAGACCAACATCGAGGGCAAGGATCAGATCCCGGTCTTCGTCCGCACAGTCACCAACGATGGCTTCCCGCAGAAGCACCTGATGGGCTTTCTCCCCTGCGACGTGGACTCGGACAGTCTGTTTCTCATGCTGGTGTCGGAGATTCGCAGCAAATGGGGGCTGCGGATGGAGCACTGTCGAGGATTTACTTACCTGACGACGGGTGCTCTGTGCCAGAAGCTGAAGGCGCTCTCTTGTAGGATGCTCAGAGATTTCCCGCAGGTCGTTCTTGCGCCCAGTGACCCTTATGCCTTCAACATGTGGCTGATTCGTTCCATGCCGGTCCTCTCCATACAGGATGTGGTCGAGACCGTCGAGGAGGTTGCCGCCGTCTTGCGGCGGTCTTCGACGCTGATGAAGAAACTGCACACCAAGATAACCGCCGCGTACAGTCACATCAAAGGTGAGGTGGATCGCGTGAAGGAGGCTTGCCAGAACAACTGGGAATATGGCACCGACGCCTTCCAGACCATGTTGGATATTCTGGAGCCTCTCCTGAGCAGCATCGGGGAAATGTGCACTAGCGCTTTATCGGAGGTGGACACGGCTATTGTGGAGCAGCTGCTCAAGCTGAAAGAGAAGCTGAAGAACTTCAACTTCATCATCTCCCTGGTGGTTCTGAAGAACACCCTGTGTTGTGTGAGCATCCTGAACCCGAGCCTGCGAGGGATAATCAGCATCAGCAGTACGTTGCAATACACCATCTCCAATGCCTTaaagctgctcaacaagcacttGCAGGAGATTCCCATATTTCACAGAAAGTGGTTCTCCGATGCAGTGGGTCGAGCGAAGAAACTGGGGGTGACGGTCACTCTCCCGGTGGACTCCGCCGCCAACGGTGACGCCGAGGGGAAGCCGCAGCCCTCGCCGGAGGATTACTACAGGGAAACGCTGAGCAAGATGATCCTCCAGTATCTCATCGACGAGGTTAAGCGGGTTCTGGGCGTCGAGATGGTCAGGATTCTAAGGTGGCTGTCCTTGGTGCCGTCCTACATGGCTGACCACAACTTCAGCATCCGCAAGGACAAGGTGGCCGACGCGAACCTGAACAACCTGGCGCGCCCGGACTCCTTCTACGACGAGCTGGGCTGCTGGGAGGTGAAGTGGAGGCATGCCAGCAAGCGCAGAATCCTGCCCACCAGTGTCTTCGCCACCTTAAAAATCCCAGACATTGGCTTCTATCCCAACGTGCAGAGCCTGCTGAGGGTCCTGGGTTCGATCCCTTGCATCAATGCGGATGCAGATGTGTATGGACAGTATGACATGGTTCTAGACAGGTATCATTCCTACATGAAGGAAGTTCCAGCTGAGCAAAGGCTGTGCAACATGGCTTTTGTTTACGTCAATCAGGATGTACACGTCAGCATTGAGGATATGGTGCAGTCCTACGTGGAGAGTCATCCAGACATGCTGCAGCTGCTTTGTAAG GAGGACATGATGGAAGTCCAACCTTCAG CACCAGAAAACAACGCAAATGACGCATCGAAGGAAGATCTGGAAGAGCCGAGAGAAATGACCTTGAACATGGAGTTGGAGAGACCGAAACCAGCTGACTGTGCAGGGACTGATAAAGAGGCATTAAAATCAGCCTTGCAGGCAGCCATCACCGCAGCCTGCAACAGCCAAAGCAGGCAGTCTCAGGGAGGCCAGGAGGCGGAGGTCGAATACGTGACCAAATCAGAAATGAACGAAGTTTTGAAGGTATGCGAGGACGTGGTGCGCGAGCGGATTCTTTCCGAGGTGGGAAATTCTTTTTTCTCCCTGTTCATCGATCGGGCGGTGAGGTTTGGGGAGGCGGAGTTTCTCCCCTTGTttctcaggtttgtggacagtttTGATGTAATGCGACTGGAACTGATGGGGTTTGTGGACGTGAGCCTCGATACGGAATCCATGTGCGAGCGTCTGTTTGACATCGTCACCAAAGAGTGGGGTCTCGATTTGAAGTATTGCAGAGGCCAGGCTTATTTGGGTTCTGGGGAAGTCTCTTACAAGCTCAAGGCTTTCGCGTGCAAAGTACAAGAGACGCATCCCCTCGCGATATGCACTCACTGCTCCTGCTACTCCTTTAATACGTGGTGGTCAAGGTCCGTGCCTGTGGCCTCGGTCAGCAGAGCCATCGATGCGTTAGAGAAGGTAGtgttgtttttcagcagcatgCCAGAACTGGAAAAAGAGCTAGACCAGGTCCTGGCTGTCGGTTTAAGGGAGAGTTATGAGAAGGTCCATGAACTTCAAGGGACGTTCTGTGCCTCCTGGCTGGAGAAGCACGACTCTTACGATGTCTTTGCTCAGATTCTGGAACCTTTAGCACAGTGTCTGGAGTCTTTCCAGAGCGACAGTCCGCAAAGCTGGAGTTTATCAGTGATCAACCAAGCAAAGAAACTCCTGCACTTGATTCGGGACTTTGACTTCATCGTAGCGATAGTTGCCCTGAAGAACGTCTCCTCGTTCACCAGGGAGCTGAGCGTGGCTCTGCAGAAGGACCACTTCAGTGCCGCCTCGCAGCTCTGCCAGATCAGCGGCATTGTAGCCACGCTCAACCGAGTCAAGACCAACATCAAAGTGTTCCACCAGAACTGGTTCGATGAAGCCTGCGCCTTCGCTCAGAGCTTAGGGGTTCAGGTTAAAGTGCCTGAGAGCTTAACAGTTACAAGGGATGGTCTCCTAAAACCGGGCGGCTACTACAAAGATGCGGTGAGCCTGCCCTTAGTCGACCACCTCATCAACTCGGTCAAAGACCATTTTTCTGATGACCACAAAGAGGCGCTGAACTTCTTGTCTCTAGTCCCATGTTCTGTCACCATGAGCTACACGTTTGAAAGCCTGAAGTCGAAGCCCCCGCTGTATGTCGGAGACCTGCCGGACCCGAACAACTTCTTCACCGAGCTGTCCTGCTGGAAGGTGAAGTGGAAGACCAAGGTGGTTTCCCCGACTATCCCAGACACCATCTTTCAGACTCTTCGCTTGCCGCTCATGCAGTACTTTGGCAACATTAACACGCTGCTGAAGATCATGTGTGTGTTGCCGAGCACTGCGCTGGAGTACTGCGGAGAGGTGAAGCGCCATAAAATGTTTCAGGACTACCTGAAGAGCACCTATGCCAAGGACCGGTCTCCGTGTTTAGCCATGTTACAGGTGGGCGCGAACTTTAACCGAGACTTGGACAGGATGGTTGCCCAGTGCTTGAAAGTCACCCCAAAGACGCTGGAGGGCATCTGCCTG GACAAAGAGTCCAAAACTCTCCTGAGGAATTCTGAAGGAAAGGAGGAAG TTGAAAATCACAAAAACGAAGCAGAGGAGATGGAAATTGTGGAG ATTTTTTCAAAGGACAAAGCATTTGTGGAAATATTTCCACAATCTAAAGAGGTTTTTGCAGAAG TGAATAACCACAAAGACGCCGAAGCGATGGACATACAGCAGCAGCAACCAGTGTCTGAAGTGCTCGTGGAAGACCAGCAGATGAAGCCTTTGGATGAGAACGGCCACTCTGCGGACAATCTTCAAAGCAGTGAAAGGGTCTTCAGAGTGGCGGCCAGAATGGCCAGGAGAAACTGCCTAATTTCTGAGCTCCCAAAGGAGGAGCAGGACTGCATAGCTCAGGAGCTTGGTGCATGTCACTGGGACCAGGGGAACATCAAGTTCTTATCAGATGGGGAGATACTGGAGTATATTGTCAAGTCCATCAGGGACGCAATCGTCTCTGAAGTTCAGGAGTCCCCGTTTTTTTCCATCATCACTGACAAATTGGTATCAGTGGAAGACCAGAAGTACGTCCCGGTCTTTGTCAGATATGTTGATGATTGCACACCTAAAGTGGAGCTGTTGGGCTTCCTGCCCTTCGGAAGTTCTGAAGCAGATGTTGAAGCCAAGACTCTCTCGGACGTCCTCACAGAGGAATGGGGACTCCAGATGGGCTACTGTCGTGGCCAGTCCTTCATGTGTATGGGTGCTAGTAGCCTGAGTCTGAGGCAAATGTCCTTGGATTTCCTGGCCAGCTATCCCCTTGCCGTCAACACACCTAGTGAATCCTGTGGACTTGCCTATTGGCTGGCTGTAAGCCTCCATAACGATCCCATCACCAAAGTTCTTGGTGTGGTCGAGGACCTTCTACTTTTCTTTGATCAGTCACCAAGACTGCATATTGAGCTTTCTCAGACTATGGAGGGTCTCTTGAATACTCCAAGAGAAGCTCTGGCAGAGGTCCCGGAGACCTGTTGGTCGAGGTGGAAGAAGATGGAGGATTTCTTTGACATTCTGGTGGATATGCTGGAGGGAGTCCTCAGTTGCTTGGACTCTGTTAGCAACAATGCAAGTGGTACGTGGAGTAATAGCATGTCCATACATGCCCTGATCTTGTCCACAGCCATTAGGGAATCTGACTTTGTCATTCCTCTTGTGATCCTGAAAAACGCCTGCTCTCCGCTGCGTAACTGTAGCACGGTGTTCCGCTGTGGAAATCCAGCTGATATCATCTGTGAGCTGGAGAAGATCCCTCTAATAGTCGAGACCTTGAGCAAGATGCTGGAGAACGTCGGTGCAGTGCACACTACCTGGTTCGAGGAGGCAGCACAGCTCGCTGCTAAAGTTTCCGGGGGATTCTCCTATCCGGATGCGGTTGTTGGCTACGAGTCGCCGGAGGTGGGCTACAGGGAAATGGTCAGCATACCTGTGCTGAGTGGCCTGATTGAAGAAATGAGGTTTAACTTTGATGAGTGTCACTTGAAAGCTCTGAAggttctctctctgcttcccaCCTGCAACCCTCTGCCTATTCTCCCAGAGGCAACAGATAAACTCTACACCATCTATCAGAGTGATCTGCCCGATCCAGACACGGCAGAGGAAGACATTAACACCTGGGCCGCTGCTTGGCGGGAGAAGTATCAAGACGCCTCCCCGCCGGCCTCCATTTCGGAGGCTCTCCACCATCCTGAGGCTAAAAGTCACCCTAATGTCACGGCTCTTCTGAAACTAGTGGCTGTGCTACCTAGCATAAGCATGGAGTGGGATGTGATGAAGACCACGCTTAACTCGATGAGAACCTTTCTTAGAAATGACCTCATCTGCAGGGCCAGCAAGACCAACACAGTAATGCTCCTGATGCATCGGCAGACGCTGCAGACCTTGGAGGAAGTGATCGACAAGTGCATGGAAAATGACCCAGAGAGCCGTGGCTTTCTCTCTCAA ATGAAGCAGAATGTGTGCAATATGAGAATGGATGGCG aaGTGGTTGGGGCTCTTTCTGAAGAAATTGCCATTGCAACCAATGGTTCTGGTGGTTCAGAGGAAGAACCGGGCACTGCTCCAGTTGCTCAAGGTGACATTAGAG AATTGAGCCCTCCTGCACCAAACGATACCACTGAGACTTCAGATGACGGTACCATGGAAACAAACGCTTCCAGTATTCTTATGAGGATACAGGAATCCCCTCTGGACTGCATAGATGCCCAGCCAACATCTGTGGTTCCAGATGGCACTGAAATCCCAACAACAGCATCTGAGGACCAGTCAGCATCCCAGAGTATCATCACAGAATCTGTAACAATAAAAGAGGTCCTCACAATGGATCTCACAACAGTAGTGCAAGGTGTCCCGGCCGAGGCTCTAACACAAATACCAGCCCAGGGTGATGCTACAGGGGCACCAGCAGTAGTGGCAGCCCAGGAACCTATCGAATTAATCAAGGACACTGCGCAAAATGTCACTACGGAGTCTGCGGCGGAACTGACTGCACAGGATGTCCCCACAGGAGCTGAGGTCATCACTCTGGAGCTTGTGACAGCACCCGAGGGAAATATCACAGAACCTGTAACGAACTTGTCGACTCAGGGTGTCCCTGTAGAGTCAGTACCATCAGCCCCGATTGTAACCGCAGAGCCTGTTGCAGCAGCTGCAGTCGTCATGCTGGAACTCGCAGGCATTACCGCAGAAGCAGCAGTCCAGGATGTCCACATAGAGCGTGATGCAGCAGCTGAGAATGTCACCATGGAGTTTACAGAAGTAGCACATGGTGCTCCTTTTGGAGCAGAACTAGCAGCCCATGGTGGGACTACAGAGCTTGACCCAGTTGCTGAGGATGCTGCCTTGAAACTCTCAGCAGTTCAAAGTCTTACCCCAGTGCCTGTGACGGAAGCAGTGGCTCAGAGTGTTGCTGTCGACCCTGTAAAGACAGCTCAGGGTGAGACCACAGAGACTGGAACAGCACACACTGTAGCGGAAGCGGCAGTTCAGCATGCAACCATGGAGCCTGATGCAGCAGCCCAGTGCATCGTCCCAGACTCTCTAGCGGAAACGGCAGTCCAGCATGCAACCATGGAGCCTGATGCAGCAGCCCAGTGCATCGTCCCAGACTCTCTAGCGGAAGCGGCAGTCCAGCATGCAACCATGGAGCCTGATGCAGCAGCAGCCCAGACAATCCCCCCAGAATCTGTAATGGAAGCGGCAGTCCAGAACGAGACCGCGGAGCCTCATGCAGCCGCTGAAGATGTCCCCATGGAGCTTGCAGAGGTAGAACAGGGTACTGCTCCTGTATTAGAACCAACAGTCCTGAGTGTCCGAACAGGACCTGAGAAAGCAGATGAGGATGTCCCAATGGAGCTTGCGCACGAAGCGGAAGGTGCTTCCACAGAGCCTGCAACAGAACTGGCTGCTCAGCTTGTCACAGCGGAGCCTGTTGCAACAGCCCAAGATGTCCCTATGGAGCTCCCAGTAGCACAGGTTACTGCcacagaacctgtaacagaaccTTCCACTCAGACTGTCCCCGCCGAGCCTGTTGCGTCAACTGAGGATGCTGTTCTGAATTTATCAGAATTACCCTGTGTTAATACAGCGGCTACTAGCTTGGCCAGTAATATTCCAGAGGAGCTTGTAAAAACTGAACAACCTCCTACAGAACCTCCTACAGAACCTGGCCCAGCTGCCCAGAAAATCACTACAGAATCTATAATGGAAGAAGCTGTCCAACATGTAACCACAGAGCCTAATGCAGCTGCGGAAGATCTCCCCATGGAGGTCCGAGAACTACAACAGGGTACTGCTGCAGTGCCTGTTACAGAACTGCCAGTCCAGGGTGTCCCAACGGAGCCTGAAAAAGCAGCTGAGGATGTCCCAATGAAACTTGCAGACGAAGCAAAGGGTGCTTCCACAGAGCCTGTCCAGCATGTCCTAACCGAGCCTGTTACAACAGCCCAGGATGCCGCCATGGAGCTCTCCGCAGCGACAGCAGCACTTGTTACTGCcgcagaacctgtaacagaaccTTCTGCTCAGACTGTCCCCTCCGAGCTTGTTACATCAACTGAGGGTGTTGTGCAGGATCTGTCCGAAACAACCCGTGTCGGTACTGTGGCCACTAGTGCAACCAGTAGTTTTATAAAGGAGCCGGAAAAACCAGGGCTAGGTGATGTTCCAGAACCTATCACAGCAGCCCAAGAAATGCCCCTGGAGCTAGCCCAAGCTGAAACCCAGGAGCAAGTGGATTTGCAGGATGTTTCCATGGAACCAGATATGTCCAAGTCCCAGTGTGTCACTACAGAAtgtgtagcagcagcagcaccaccaccaccagatgTTGCCATGGAGCTTGCAGAATCTCAGGCTGTGTCTATGGAGCCTGTAACCTTACCCCAGGGTGCTTGCACCATGACCACAGCAGTAGTGCAGGAAGTAGTGTCAGAAACAGTGAGTGTCCCCACAAGTAGTGCTTTAGAAGCCCACAGTGTCTCTACGGAGCCCCAAGCAGATGTGCAAGATGTCTTCACAGACCCCGTAGCAGCAGTTCCTGATGTTTCCACAAAGCCTGTAGAAGAGCCCAGAACAGATGTGCAGAATTCAATCACAGAACCCACAGTGGTTGACCTTGCTAACTCCACAgaacctgcagcagcagcttgtAGTGTCACGGAATCCGTAGCAGCAGTTCCAGATATTCCTACAGAACCTGTACAGGAGCCCagaacagatgtgcaaaatgtCACCACAGAACCTACAGTGGCTGACTTGGCTAGCTCCACAGGACCTGCCGAAGCGGCCTGTGGTGTTGCAGAACCCATAGCAGCAGTTCCAGATATTCCTACAGAGCCTGTAGAAGAGCCCAAAGCAGATGTGCAAAATATTGCAGCAGAACCCATCGTATCCGCCCCCACAGAGCCTGTAATGGCATCTCCTGGGGTCACCTCGGAATCCACAGCAGCACACCAGGACGCTATTGTGGAGTCCACAGTCCCTGCACAGTGCGTCACCCTAAAGCCTGTGTTGGAAAACCAGACTGTCTCCATAAAACCCATAACCTCAGCCCCAGACATCACTACAGAGCCTGCCACAACAGTCCAGGGTCCAGTCCAGTCCATAAAACCCATAACCTCAGCCCCAGACATCACCACAGAGCCTGCAACAGCAGTCCAGGGTGTTACCATAGAGCCCCCAGCAGCGGTCCAAGATATCAATATGGAGTCTGTTCCATCAGAACATCCAAACAATATGGAACCTGTTTCAGAAGTTGCTGAGGATGTAGCCATGGAAACTGCAGAAGAAGCTCAGAGTGTTTCCATAGAACCTGTTGTAGTAGCCCCAGATGTTCAGATGGACCCTGCTGCAGTGTCCAAAGATGTGTCCATGGAACCTGAAGCAACAGTTGAGGATGTAGTCATGGAGCCTGAAACAGAAACTCAAGAAGTCTCTATAGAACCCATTGCAGTGCCAGAGACAAACCTGGCTAAACCGGACACGGATGCCCAGGATGTCCCCATGGAGACGGTCACAGAAGAGCCTGATGTCTCTGTACATGCCACAGTAGACCAGGGTGCCTCTGTGGAGCCCACAGCTGCAGCGCAAGATGCCACGCTAAGAAATGAAAGTCAGGATGTTAGTAGTCAGGTTGGATCTGCAGCGGAGAATGACCCTAGTCGACCCAATGTCCATGCTACCGACAACCTTGATGAGGCCAACCCAGCTCGACAAGATGACCTAGATAGAGTGTCTATGGTTGTCGGTCAAGCCAGTGCACCTTCTCCGAGTAGTTCCGACAATGCATCCGGTGTCCAGGGCCGTATCGATCCGTCCTGTGAGGAATCTCAAGATGACACGGGTCACCCCAAAGTAGTCACTGAAGCAGCAGGTCAGGATAGCATTGACCAGCCTATGGAGGTTGCCGATCATGACCCTGTACCCCATAGAGTTTTGTTTCTCCATGATGGCCCTGTTCAAGAGGCGTTGATCAAAGAATATGCAAATTCCAAGTTCTTCTCCATCCTGTTTGAACAACAGGTAGAGATTGAAGGCCATCCGTATATACCGGTAGGGATACGCTATATGGCTGAACAGACGCTGTGTGAGGACGTATTGGCTTTTGTCTTGCTTGGTGAAGACGTTGGTGTCTTCGTGGATGCTCTGACCGCAGCACTGACTGAGAAGTGCGGTTTGAACTTGGCTTTCTGTCGAGGGCAGAGCATACTGACTGTAGGTGTTGCGGCTGCACAGATGAGAGCAGTGGCATCGTTGCTCTCTCAGAGGTACCCACAAGCTCGACGTACGCTCTGCTCCTCTGTATCTCTCAACATGTGGCTGACCAGATCCTCCACAATCACGGAGATCGCAGACGGCTCCATGTGGG